From Methanosarcina lacustris Z-7289, one genomic window encodes:
- a CDS encoding aconitase X, translating into MYLTNEEEHILNGEAGETLRKAIEILVALGDIYGADGLIPIKSAQIAGVSYKTIGDAGLEWISDLEGQVKVPAILNPAGMDLEDWERLRISPEFAERQKAIIQAYKKLGISCECTCTPYTLEGFSAGYGDHLAWSESSAISYANSVIGARTNREGGPSALSAALLGKTANYGLHLEENRIPEVSVSVECSLKESDYGALGYVAGKIIGSKIPIFHLKDTPEKDELKALGAAMAASGAVALYHVEGVTPEACRLGFEEPEEKIIIERSQLDEVYESRERAGKEPELITIGCPHCSAAELKKVAELLKGKTVSKETWIFTSRELAKRYPDYIRTIEESGARVVCDTCMVVSPATNNYSCVMVNSGKAFAYVPGMCGAESVYGNMEACIEEATGRKGKKAGGSY; encoded by the coding sequence ATGTACCTCACAAATGAAGAAGAACATATCCTGAACGGAGAAGCCGGAGAGACTCTCAGGAAGGCAATTGAGATCCTTGTAGCTCTCGGAGACATCTATGGTGCGGACGGGTTGATCCCCATCAAAAGCGCCCAGATTGCAGGTGTCTCTTATAAAACAATAGGTGATGCCGGACTTGAATGGATCTCGGACCTTGAGGGGCAGGTAAAGGTCCCCGCAATCCTGAACCCGGCTGGAATGGACCTGGAAGACTGGGAAAGGCTGAGAATCTCTCCTGAATTTGCAGAAAGGCAGAAGGCAATTATTCAGGCTTACAAAAAGCTTGGGATTAGCTGTGAATGTACCTGCACTCCTTATACCCTTGAAGGCTTTTCAGCAGGCTACGGCGACCACCTGGCGTGGAGTGAATCCTCAGCCATCTCCTATGCAAACTCCGTAATAGGAGCCCGGACAAACAGGGAGGGAGGACCATCCGCCCTTTCGGCTGCGCTTCTGGGAAAAACTGCAAACTATGGGTTACATCTTGAGGAAAACCGCATTCCTGAAGTCTCGGTCAGTGTGGAGTGTTCACTTAAAGAATCGGATTATGGAGCACTTGGATATGTAGCAGGCAAAATCATAGGGAGCAAGATACCTATTTTTCACCTGAAGGATACTCCGGAAAAGGATGAACTTAAAGCCCTTGGAGCTGCAATGGCGGCGTCCGGGGCAGTAGCTCTTTATCATGTGGAAGGAGTTACCCCTGAAGCTTGCAGGCTGGGCTTTGAAGAGCCTGAAGAAAAAATAATTATCGAGAGAAGCCAGCTGGATGAAGTTTATGAGAGCAGAGAGAGAGCTGGCAAAGAGCCGGAACTGATTACTATAGGTTGCCCTCACTGCTCTGCAGCTGAACTCAAGAAAGTGGCTGAGCTCCTGAAAGGAAAAACAGTTTCAAAGGAAACCTGGATTTTTACCTCGCGGGAACTTGCAAAACGTTATCCAGATTATATCAGGACCATTGAAGAAAGTGGGGCCAGGGTTGTCTGCGATACCTGTATGGTAGTCTCCCCGGCAACCAACAACTACTCCTGCGTCATGGTGAATTCGGGAAAGGCCTTTGCCTACGTGCCCGGGATGTGCGGGGCTGAAAGTGTATACGGGAATATGGAAGCCTGCATCGAAGAGGCAACCGGAAGGAAAGGAAAAAAGGCAGGTGGTTCCTATTAA
- a CDS encoding citrate/2-methylcitrate synthase has translation MSKNICFIDGLEGVLKYREVDINELVELPYDAVSYLLILGELPEEQELADYSARLHAGREINREVMDIIRMCNFNVDAMEALRTVISFISQFDPDLNDSSPEGNLRKAIRLIAIIPTIVAAYYRVSNGKDPVPPDPSLSHGANFLYMIKGSKPGPLEAELMEKDFILSAEHELNASTFSSRVTASTMSDLYSAVVSGLCTLKGPLHGGARAEVMNMLEEIASPENAEKFVLEKLEKRDKIMGFGHRVYKTYDPRGTIFKQLSKKLAESKGDMHWYETAEAVENVVIRELVEKRGKPIYPNVDFYSGVIYKYLEIPPQLATSIFAIGRVSGWIAHCFDQYEKKKIIRPRAFMLDEC, from the coding sequence ATGAGTAAAAATATATGTTTCATAGACGGGCTGGAGGGCGTTCTGAAATACAGGGAAGTAGACATCAACGAATTGGTTGAACTTCCTTATGATGCAGTTTCCTATTTACTAATCCTGGGAGAGCTCCCTGAAGAACAGGAACTTGCCGATTACTCAGCCCGCCTGCATGCGGGGCGTGAAATCAACAGGGAGGTAATGGACATTATCCGCATGTGCAATTTCAATGTCGATGCTATGGAAGCGCTGCGCACAGTCATTTCTTTCATATCTCAATTCGATCCGGACCTGAATGACAGCTCCCCGGAAGGAAATCTGAGAAAGGCCATACGGCTAATTGCCATAATCCCAACCATTGTTGCTGCTTATTATAGAGTCTCAAATGGAAAGGACCCAGTGCCTCCTGATCCCTCCCTATCTCACGGAGCCAATTTCCTGTACATGATAAAGGGAAGCAAGCCAGGCCCACTGGAAGCTGAACTCATGGAAAAAGACTTTATTCTCAGTGCCGAGCATGAGCTGAATGCTTCCACCTTCTCATCCAGAGTTACAGCTTCAACCATGTCCGACCTCTATTCAGCAGTTGTTTCAGGACTCTGCACGCTTAAAGGTCCCCTTCATGGAGGAGCAAGGGCAGAGGTTATGAATATGCTTGAAGAAATTGCCAGCCCTGAAAATGCTGAGAAATTTGTCCTTGAGAAACTAGAAAAGAGAGATAAAATAATGGGCTTCGGGCATAGAGTGTACAAGACATATGACCCCAGGGGCACAATATTCAAGCAACTCTCAAAGAAACTGGCTGAATCTAAAGGGGATATGCACTGGTACGAGACAGCCGAAGCAGTCGAAAATGTTGTTATCCGTGAGCTTGTGGAAAAAAGAGGGAAGCCGATTTATCCGAATGTTGATTTCTATTCCGGAGTCATCTACAAATATCTGGAAATTCCTCCGCAGCTTGCAACCTCAATCTTTGCAATCGGGAGAGTCTCAGGCTGGATCGCCCATTGCTTCGACCAGTACGAGAAGAAAAAGATCATAAGGCCAAGGGCATTCATGCTCGATGAATGTTAA
- a CDS encoding DUF126 domain-containing protein — MVPIKLKGRTISRGCAEGEVLLSRDPISFLGSVDPKTGIVVEEKHSLAGKSIKGKVLVFPHGKGSTVGSYVMYQLKKNEAGPVAIINLETEPIVAVGAIISEIPLVDLLEQNPYEYLNDGDIVLVNGSEGYIEFRKPEGSKKK; from the coding sequence GTGGTTCCTATTAAACTCAAAGGCCGGACAATTTCCAGGGGATGTGCAGAAGGGGAAGTTTTGCTTTCCAGAGACCCCATATCCTTCCTTGGCAGTGTAGATCCTAAAACGGGAATTGTTGTAGAAGAAAAACACTCTCTCGCAGGTAAATCAATCAAAGGGAAGGTTCTTGTTTTTCCCCATGGGAAGGGCTCGACCGTTGGCTCCTATGTAATGTACCAGCTGAAGAAAAACGAGGCTGGACCGGTAGCGATTATCAATCTGGAAACCGAACCGATTGTAGCTGTAGGTGCAATTATCTCTGAAATTCCTTTAGTTGATCTGCTGGAACAAAACCCATATGAGTATTTAAACGATGGAGATATTGTCCTGGTAAACGGAAGCGAGGGATATATCGAATTTAGAAAACCTGAAGGCAGTAAGAAAAAATAA
- a CDS encoding site-2 protease family protein, translating into MKQGQKDQRKGNGRSETEEMISRIYPSIIRVFDVYEIQKSGDILYFFGTPKTDAENVMGELWAPLEQRGFGGTLKYELGEHVLIIAPVNKSKEKIWVNLVLFIATVFTTMICGALMSGVDLLNDPLQVFQGLPFTFAIMAVLGSHEMAHYAMARYHGMKTSLPYFIPFPTFIGTMGAVIRYKGPIPNRKVLFDVGIAGPLVGLFVSIVVTVIGLNLNVSTVKPLPTSLMFDIGFPPLFLMIQKLVGVTGSNLHPVAFAGWVGMFVTLLNLLPAGQLDGGHVLRAMLGKKADIISSMMPRILFLIGFYVVYWLKGDGFIWIFWALFLWAFAAAGHPSPLHDKVELDKKRILIGIITFILGLLCFTLIPFRPIT; encoded by the coding sequence ATGAAACAGGGACAAAAAGACCAGAGAAAAGGCAATGGTAGGTCAGAGACTGAAGAGATGATTTCACGCATATACCCTTCCATAATCAGGGTATTTGATGTATATGAAATTCAGAAGTCCGGAGATATTCTTTATTTCTTCGGCACCCCTAAAACGGATGCTGAAAATGTAATGGGAGAACTCTGGGCTCCCCTCGAACAGCGAGGGTTTGGAGGTACCCTGAAGTATGAGCTTGGAGAGCACGTTCTTATTATTGCTCCTGTAAATAAGTCAAAGGAAAAGATCTGGGTAAACCTCGTGCTTTTCATAGCAACAGTGTTTACAACCATGATCTGCGGAGCCTTGATGTCCGGGGTTGACCTTTTGAACGATCCTCTGCAGGTTTTCCAGGGTTTGCCCTTCACCTTTGCAATAATGGCTGTGCTCGGCTCTCATGAGATGGCTCATTATGCAATGGCAAGGTACCATGGGATGAAAACTTCCCTCCCTTATTTCATTCCGTTTCCAACTTTCATAGGCACAATGGGGGCAGTAATCCGTTACAAGGGACCTATTCCTAACCGAAAAGTTCTCTTTGACGTGGGAATTGCAGGGCCTCTTGTAGGGCTTTTTGTCTCAATCGTAGTCACCGTAATAGGGCTAAATCTTAATGTGTCTACAGTCAAACCATTGCCCACTTCACTGATGTTCGATATTGGTTTTCCACCTTTGTTTTTAATGATCCAGAAGCTTGTCGGTGTTACAGGGAGCAACCTGCACCCCGTGGCTTTTGCAGGCTGGGTGGGGATGTTTGTAACTCTTCTTAATCTCCTGCCTGCAGGGCAGCTGGACGGCGGGCACGTACTCAGGGCAATGCTCGGCAAAAAAGCGGACATTATCTCTTCGATGATGCCGCGTATCCTTTTCCTGATAGGTTTTTATGTGGTTTATTGGTTAAAGGGAGACGGATTTATCTGGATATTCTGGGCTCTCTTCCTGTGGGCTTTTGCAGCGGCCGGGCATCCGTCCCCTCTTCATGATAAAGTGGAGCTGGATAAAAAACGCATCCTTATAGGGATAATCACCTTTATCCTTGGTCTTCTCTGCTTTACTCTTATTCCTTTTAGGCCCATTACCTGA
- a CDS encoding UbiD family decarboxylase — protein sequence MSYRDFIDRLKENGKLVEIPQPVSPRFEASRIAKKTKAPVLFHDISGSKVIMNLLGSRDELASMLGVPKDEIIRKLAEVSPEGEVRIVSESPTLEVVEEEVDLTKLPILTHFEKDGAPYITAGIVVSEYGGTINASIHRLMLVGKDKLAARLVPPRHTYLLHKKAIEKGEPLPVAIVIGCDPTIIYATSTRVPVGKEFEYAAALRGAPVELFECSNGVKVPHSEIVLEGYVDPVEKVDEGPFVDITGTYDVVRKEPVIRITRVIHRKDPIYHGILPAGPEHLLMMGVPYEPRIYRAVGEVTTVKNVVLTEGGCCYLHAVVQIEKQTEGDGKNVIMAAFAAHTSLKHVVVVDEDINIFDPDDVEFAIATRVKGDMDIMIIPNVRGSSLDPRGAPDGTTTKMGIDATKILIEKENFERAVIPEE from the coding sequence ATGAGTTATAGAGATTTCATAGACCGGTTAAAAGAAAACGGAAAACTGGTAGAAATTCCACAACCCGTTTCCCCGAGATTCGAGGCTTCAAGAATTGCAAAAAAAACAAAAGCCCCGGTTCTTTTCCACGACATTTCAGGCTCAAAGGTCATTATGAACCTTCTTGGGTCCAGGGACGAACTTGCTTCCATGCTAGGGGTCCCTAAAGACGAAATTATAAGGAAGCTTGCGGAAGTTTCTCCTGAAGGCGAAGTCCGGATAGTTTCAGAGTCTCCTACTCTTGAAGTAGTGGAAGAGGAAGTGGATCTCACAAAACTTCCTATCCTTACCCATTTTGAAAAAGACGGAGCTCCCTACATAACTGCAGGGATTGTGGTTTCCGAATATGGAGGCACCATTAATGCTTCAATCCACCGCCTTATGCTTGTGGGAAAAGACAAACTTGCAGCCCGCCTTGTCCCCCCAAGGCATACTTACCTCCTGCACAAAAAAGCCATCGAAAAAGGCGAACCTCTGCCCGTTGCAATCGTTATCGGCTGCGACCCTACGATTATTTACGCAACCTCTACAAGGGTCCCTGTTGGAAAGGAGTTTGAATACGCAGCTGCTCTGCGTGGAGCTCCTGTAGAACTCTTTGAGTGTTCAAACGGGGTAAAAGTACCGCATTCCGAGATCGTACTCGAAGGGTACGTTGACCCTGTCGAAAAAGTTGATGAAGGTCCATTTGTGGACATTACCGGAACATACGATGTTGTGAGGAAGGAACCCGTAATCCGCATCACCCGCGTTATCCACAGAAAAGACCCGATCTACCATGGAATTCTGCCGGCTGGTCCCGAACACCTCCTGATGATGGGCGTGCCTTACGAGCCAAGGATATACAGGGCTGTAGGAGAAGTTACGACCGTCAAAAACGTGGTATTGACAGAAGGAGGGTGCTGTTACCTTCATGCGGTTGTGCAAATCGAAAAGCAGACTGAAGGAGATGGGAAAAACGTTATTATGGCAGCCTTTGCAGCCCATACAAGCCTGAAGCATGTCGTGGTCGTGGATGAAGACATAAATATCTTTGACCCTGATGATGTCGAGTTTGCGATTGCTACAAGGGTAAAAGGGGATATGGATATTATGATTATTCCTAATGTCCGCGGCAGTTCCCTTGATCCCAGAGGGGCTCCTGACGGGACGACTACGAAAATGGGAATCGATGCTACAAAGATTCTTATTGAAAAAGAGAACTTTGAAAGAGCAGTAATTCCGGAAGAATGA
- a CDS encoding TIGR04013 family B12-binding domain/radical SAM domain-containing protein translates to MDVHFRYSKKNSYSFAVLSPLLPEVGFTDIPLNGILIYSFTTRQAVKVFREVENAGTDSIFIAGGSHPSGSPEETLEYFDYVVIGEGEETLPELVKVLKEGADPGEVKGIAYKNSDTGRIIRTPERPHVDLDAYPCFDPKKLRSPIEISRGCPWGCKYCQTPRIFGREVRHRSVDNVLKNAQHYKDLRFIASNAFAYGSDGIHPRFDKVEKLLSALHKLPDKKIFFGTFPSEVRPEFVTEESAELVRQYCANDSLSMGVQSGSDRILKDIRRGHTVEDSISAVECCLEHEIVPAVDFIFGLPTETEEDQEKSLDLLSWICGKGGTVRAHYLTPLPDTPYASAVPSEVSDHVRRELGKLAFGGKLTGYWEKYRKV, encoded by the coding sequence ATGGACGTGCATTTCCGGTATAGCAAAAAGAACTCTTATAGCTTTGCGGTTCTTTCACCTTTACTTCCAGAAGTCGGGTTTACGGACATTCCCCTGAACGGGATCCTGATCTACAGTTTTACCACGCGGCAGGCAGTGAAAGTCTTCAGGGAGGTTGAAAATGCAGGGACTGACTCAATCTTCATTGCAGGAGGGTCTCACCCTTCAGGGTCTCCCGAAGAGACACTTGAGTATTTTGATTACGTGGTGATTGGCGAAGGGGAAGAAACGCTTCCGGAACTTGTAAAGGTCCTGAAGGAAGGAGCAGATCCGGGAGAGGTAAAGGGAATTGCTTACAAAAACTCAGATACTGGCAGGATAATCAGAACTCCTGAAAGGCCGCATGTGGATCTGGATGCATATCCCTGTTTTGACCCGAAAAAACTACGTTCTCCAATTGAAATCAGCCGTGGATGTCCATGGGGATGCAAGTACTGCCAGACTCCAAGGATTTTTGGAAGGGAGGTCAGGCACAGGAGCGTTGACAACGTTCTGAAGAATGCACAGCACTATAAGGACCTCCGTTTCATAGCTTCAAATGCTTTCGCTTATGGAAGTGATGGAATTCACCCGAGGTTCGATAAGGTAGAAAAACTGCTTTCTGCCCTGCACAAACTGCCCGATAAGAAGATCTTTTTCGGGACTTTTCCTTCCGAGGTCCGTCCTGAGTTCGTGACTGAGGAATCTGCCGAACTTGTGAGACAATACTGTGCAAATGACAGCCTTAGCATGGGCGTTCAGTCCGGAAGTGATCGCATCCTTAAAGATATAAGGAGAGGGCATACGGTTGAGGATAGCATTTCAGCTGTAGAGTGCTGCCTGGAACATGAGATTGTTCCGGCGGTTGATTTCATTTTCGGGCTTCCCACAGAAACCGAAGAGGACCAGGAAAAAAGCCTTGACCTCTTGAGCTGGATCTGCGGAAAAGGTGGGACTGTCCGGGCTCATTACCTGACCCCACTGCCGGACACTCCATATGCATCAGCAGTCCCTTCGGAAGTAAGTGACCATGTAAGGCGGGAGCTTGGTAAACTTGCCTTTGGAGGAAAACTAACGGGCTACTGGGAAAAATACAGGAAAGTCTAA